A window of the Vibrio pomeroyi genome harbors these coding sequences:
- the prpF gene encoding 2-methylaconitate cis-trans isomerase PrpF, whose protein sequence is MSIKQIKVPATYMRGGTSKGVFFCLNDLPEAAQVAGQARDEFLLRVIGSPDPYGKQTDGMGGATSSTSKTVIVSKSGKAGHDVDYLFGQVAIDKPFVDWSGNCGNLSAAIGPFAIHSGLVDSSRIPQNGVVEVRVWQVNIEKTIIVHVPIVDGEVQELGDFELDGVTFPAAEIQVDFLDPADASGSMFPTGNVVDFLDVPELGCIKATYINAGIPTIFVDAESVGYQGTELQSDINSDPKALEMFESIRAHGAVSMGLIDSLEQAESRQHTPKVAFVAKPQAYQASSGKSVAVDDTDLLVRALSMGQLHHAMMGTAAVAIASAASVPGTLVNLAAGGGSRDFVTFGHPSGTLKVGAKALETESGWKIERAIMSRSARVIMEGAIRVPFPK, encoded by the coding sequence ATGAGTATTAAACAGATAAAAGTCCCGGCAACCTATATGCGCGGAGGGACCAGTAAAGGTGTTTTCTTCTGCTTGAATGATCTACCAGAAGCGGCGCAAGTTGCGGGACAAGCGAGAGACGAATTCCTTCTACGTGTGATTGGCAGCCCTGATCCTTATGGTAAGCAAACCGATGGCATGGGCGGTGCGACGTCCAGTACCAGTAAAACTGTCATCGTATCGAAGAGTGGTAAAGCTGGTCACGATGTTGACTACCTCTTTGGGCAGGTAGCTATTGATAAGCCATTTGTCGATTGGAGCGGTAACTGCGGGAACTTGTCTGCGGCGATTGGCCCATTTGCTATTCACAGTGGTTTGGTGGATTCAAGCCGTATTCCGCAAAACGGTGTGGTCGAAGTGCGAGTATGGCAAGTGAACATAGAGAAAACCATTATTGTTCATGTGCCTATCGTGGATGGTGAAGTTCAAGAGTTGGGTGATTTCGAGCTCGATGGCGTCACTTTCCCTGCAGCTGAAATCCAGGTTGATTTTCTGGACCCGGCAGACGCGAGTGGGTCGATGTTTCCGACGGGAAATGTGGTCGATTTCTTAGATGTCCCGGAGTTAGGTTGCATCAAAGCGACTTACATCAATGCTGGGATACCGACCATTTTTGTTGATGCTGAATCGGTTGGATATCAAGGCACTGAGCTTCAATCAGATATCAACAGTGATCCAAAAGCCCTCGAAATGTTTGAGTCTATCCGAGCGCATGGCGCAGTTTCGATGGGGCTTATTGATTCGCTAGAACAAGCGGAATCGCGCCAGCACACGCCAAAGGTCGCCTTTGTTGCCAAGCCTCAAGCGTATCAAGCTTCAAGTGGCAAGTCAGTTGCTGTGGATGATACTGACCTGCTGGTACGTGCTCTGTCTATGGGGCAGTTGCATCACGCCATGATGGGCACAGCTGCGGTTGCGATTGCTTCAGCGGCGAGTGTGCCGGGTACTTTAGTGAACTTAGCGGCGGGAGGTGGCTCTCGTGACTTTGTGACCTTTGGGCACCCATCAGGAACGCTAAAGGTGGGAGCTAAAGCGCTAGAGACAGAAAGTGGATGGAAAATCGAGAGGGCGATTATGAGTCGTAGTGCCCGAGTGATCATGGAAGGTGCCATTCGTGTGCCTTTTCCCAAGTAA
- the acnD gene encoding Fe/S-dependent 2-methylisocitrate dehydratase AcnD, producing the protein MSDVKIEQNQCLDKNTGVENSQYRKALPGTGLEYFDAREAVDAISPGSYKTLPYTSRVLAEQLVRRCAPAALEDSLKQIIERKSDLDFPWYPARVVCHDILGQTALVDLAGLRDAIADQGGDPSKVNPVVETQLIVDHSLAVEHAGFDRQAFDKNRAIEERRNEDRFHFIEWCKTAFQNVSVIPAGNGIMHQINLEKMSPVIQSKQGIAFPDTCVGTDSHTPHVDALGVIAIGVGGLEAETVMLGRPSMMRLPDIVGVKLTGQRQEGITATDIVLAITEFLRNERVVSSYLEFFGEGARALTIGDRATISNMTPEYGATAGMFYIDEQTIQYLKLTGRDPDQVELVELYAKQTGLWADDLDSAHYERVLEFDLSKVERNLAGPSNPHRRLPTSELAEQGISQVSWKAQHAEQYSEEQMPDGAVIIAAITSCTNTSNPRNVVAAGLVAKKANQLGLVRKPWVKTSFAPGSKVAKLYLESAGLLPELEQLGFGIVGYACTTCNGMSGALDPQIQQEIIDRDLYSTAVLSGNRNFDGRIHPYAKQAFLASPPLVVAYALAGTIRFDIEKDSLGKDNNGKPIYLSDLWPSDAEIDAVVGEHVKPQQFQQIYVKMFQPDDEQLSSEPLYDWRPKSTYIRRPPYWEGALAGERSLSGMRPLAILGDNITTDHLSPSNAILASSAAGEYLAKMEVPEEDFNSYATHRGDHLTAQRATFANPKLFNEMVKESGSVVQGSLARVEPEGQVTRMWEAIETYMNRKQPLIVVAGADYGQGSSRDWAAKGVRLAGVEVIVAEGFERIHRTNLVGMGVLPLQFKEGTDRNTLQLDGTELYDVYGDIQAGADLALVITRKSGEKLDVPVTCRLDTADEVSVYSAGGVLQRFAKDFLAQ; encoded by the coding sequence ATGTCTGATGTAAAAATTGAGCAAAACCAGTGCCTTGATAAAAATACAGGCGTTGAAAATAGCCAATATAGAAAGGCTCTACCGGGTACGGGCTTAGAATATTTCGATGCTCGTGAAGCGGTAGATGCGATATCTCCGGGCAGCTATAAAACCTTGCCTTATACGTCGAGAGTGTTGGCGGAGCAATTGGTAAGGCGCTGTGCCCCAGCCGCTCTTGAAGATAGCTTGAAACAGATCATTGAGCGTAAGAGCGACTTAGACTTTCCTTGGTATCCAGCGCGTGTCGTGTGTCATGACATTCTAGGTCAAACTGCTTTAGTTGATTTGGCGGGCCTACGAGATGCGATTGCTGATCAAGGCGGAGACCCTTCCAAGGTTAACCCAGTGGTCGAAACTCAACTGATTGTTGATCACTCTTTAGCTGTGGAGCATGCAGGGTTTGATAGACAAGCGTTTGATAAAAACCGTGCGATTGAAGAGCGCCGAAACGAAGATCGTTTTCATTTTATTGAATGGTGTAAAACGGCATTTCAAAACGTTAGTGTGATTCCTGCGGGTAACGGAATTATGCACCAGATTAACTTGGAAAAAATGTCTCCGGTCATTCAATCTAAACAAGGTATTGCGTTCCCAGATACCTGTGTTGGTACCGATAGCCACACTCCTCATGTTGATGCGCTGGGCGTTATTGCGATTGGCGTTGGTGGCTTGGAAGCGGAGACTGTAATGCTAGGTCGTCCGTCGATGATGCGTTTACCAGATATTGTGGGCGTTAAACTAACCGGTCAGCGACAGGAAGGCATTACAGCAACCGATATTGTGCTAGCAATTACTGAGTTTCTTCGCAATGAAAGGGTTGTTTCAAGTTACTTGGAATTCTTCGGTGAAGGCGCTCGTGCACTGACTATTGGTGATCGTGCAACTATCTCAAATATGACGCCTGAGTACGGTGCGACGGCAGGCATGTTTTACATTGATGAGCAGACCATTCAATACCTTAAATTGACAGGTCGTGATCCGGATCAGGTTGAGTTAGTCGAACTTTACGCTAAGCAAACAGGACTATGGGCGGATGATCTCGACTCGGCTCACTATGAGCGTGTACTCGAGTTTGATTTGTCTAAAGTCGAGCGAAACCTCGCAGGGCCTTCGAACCCTCATCGACGCTTACCAACCAGTGAACTTGCCGAGCAAGGTATCAGCCAAGTTTCTTGGAAAGCGCAACACGCTGAACAATATAGTGAAGAGCAAATGCCAGATGGTGCGGTAATTATCGCCGCAATTACCTCTTGTACCAATACCAGTAACCCAAGAAACGTAGTGGCGGCAGGGCTAGTAGCTAAAAAAGCCAATCAACTTGGTTTGGTTCGTAAGCCATGGGTGAAAACGTCATTTGCTCCGGGGTCTAAGGTTGCCAAGCTCTATCTAGAGTCTGCGGGTTTGCTTCCAGAACTTGAACAGTTGGGTTTCGGCATTGTCGGCTATGCATGCACGACTTGTAACGGTATGAGCGGGGCATTGGATCCTCAAATTCAACAAGAGATCATTGACCGCGACCTCTATTCCACTGCGGTGTTATCAGGTAATCGAAACTTTGATGGTCGAATCCATCCCTATGCCAAACAAGCTTTTCTAGCGTCACCGCCATTAGTAGTAGCTTATGCCTTGGCTGGCACGATTCGTTTTGATATCGAGAAAGACAGCCTAGGCAAGGACAACAACGGTAAACCGATTTATTTAAGTGATTTGTGGCCAAGTGATGCAGAGATCGATGCGGTTGTTGGCGAGCATGTTAAACCACAACAGTTCCAACAAATTTACGTGAAAATGTTCCAGCCAGATGATGAGCAGCTAAGCAGCGAGCCGCTTTACGATTGGCGACCTAAGAGTACCTATATTCGTAGGCCTCCTTATTGGGAAGGTGCACTCGCAGGTGAACGAAGCCTTTCTGGTATGAGGCCTCTAGCAATCTTAGGTGACAACATCACCACCGATCACTTATCGCCATCAAATGCGATTCTAGCCTCAAGTGCGGCAGGTGAATATCTTGCCAAAATGGAAGTACCAGAGGAGGACTTTAACTCGTACGCGACTCATAGAGGTGATCATCTAACGGCACAAAGAGCGACCTTTGCTAACCCGAAACTGTTCAATGAAATGGTCAAGGAATCAGGAAGCGTTGTACAGGGTTCATTAGCACGAGTTGAGCCTGAGGGACAAGTAACTCGCATGTGGGAAGCGATAGAAACCTACATGAACCGTAAACAGCCTTTGATTGTTGTGGCTGGCGCAGACTATGGACAAGGTTCATCACGTGACTGGGCGGCTAAAGGAGTGCGTTTAGCGGGTGTTGAAGTGATTGTCGCCGAAGGCTTTGAACGTATCCACAGAACTAACTTAGTGGGTATGGGGGTCTTGCCTTTGCAATTCAAAGAAGGAACAGATCGCAACACGTTACAACTCGATGGTACTGAACTTTACGATGTGTATGGCGACATCCAAGCGGGAGCCGATTTAGCGTTGGTCATTACTCGTAAAAGCGGTGAAAAGCTTGATGTGCCAGTGACCTGTAGATTGGATACGGCAGACGAGGTAAGTGTGTATAGCGCTGGTGGCGTATTACAACGCTTTGCCAAAGACTTTCTCGCGCAATAG